From one Enterococcus sp. DIV2402 genomic stretch:
- a CDS encoding BMP family lipoprotein, translating to MRKTKLFSLSALAIVGGLLLGACGDNKTEASADKDKPAATIALITNAGGVDDRSFNQAAWEGFEAWGEDNGFSRGNNGYQYFQSNNEADYVPNIDQALNAGFNTIFGIGYRLAPAIEEQATANPETNFVMVDEVIDLPNVASVTFKDHEAAYLAGVAAAYTTKTDKVGFVGGIKGEVIGRFEAGYNAGVKAAAKDLGKEITVENQYAGDFDAPDRGRSIAQGMYGQGADVIYHASGGTGSGIFQEAKARNEAGSDKVWVIGVDSDQSSEGDYQKDGQTENFTLTSTLKGVGTVAHDLAQKALDGEFPGGEHQAYGLKEDGVDLTEGNLSDEAKTAVEQAKEKIVSGEIDVPEKP from the coding sequence ATGAGAAAAACAAAATTATTTAGTTTAAGTGCTTTAGCAATAGTCGGTGGCTTGTTATTAGGAGCTTGTGGTGATAACAAAACAGAAGCATCTGCGGATAAAGACAAACCAGCAGCAACAATCGCATTAATTACGAATGCTGGTGGTGTGGATGATCGTTCATTTAACCAAGCCGCTTGGGAAGGATTTGAAGCATGGGGAGAAGATAATGGTTTTTCTCGTGGAAATAATGGCTATCAATATTTCCAATCAAACAATGAAGCAGACTATGTACCAAATATTGATCAAGCCTTAAATGCTGGTTTCAATACTATTTTTGGAATTGGTTACCGTCTAGCACCAGCGATTGAAGAGCAAGCAACAGCGAATCCAGAGACGAATTTTGTCATGGTTGATGAAGTGATTGACTTACCTAATGTAGCATCGGTTACCTTTAAAGATCACGAAGCTGCCTATCTAGCAGGAGTTGCAGCAGCCTATACAACAAAAACAGATAAAGTTGGTTTTGTTGGTGGAATTAAAGGCGAAGTAATCGGTCGTTTTGAGGCTGGTTACAATGCTGGCGTAAAAGCAGCTGCAAAAGATTTAGGAAAAGAAATTACTGTTGAAAATCAATATGCTGGTGATTTTGATGCACCCGATCGTGGACGCTCAATTGCACAAGGGATGTATGGTCAAGGCGCGGATGTTATCTATCATGCCTCAGGTGGTACTGGAAGTGGGATTTTCCAAGAAGCTAAAGCACGTAACGAAGCAGGTAGTGATAAGGTTTGGGTCATTGGAGTAGATAGTGACCAATCAAGTGAAGGTGACTACCAAAAAGATGGGCAAACAGAAAATTTCACATTAACTTCAACGTTAAAAGGTGTAGGAACTGTTGCGCATGACTTGGCACAAAAAGCATTAGACGGTGAATTTCCTGGTGGCGAACATCAAGCGTATGGCTTGAAAGAAGATGGTGTTGACTTAACAGAAGGCAACTTATCGGATGAAGCAAAAACTGCGGTTGAACAAGCGAAGGAAAAAATTGTTTCTGGCGAAATTGACGTACCAGAAAAACCTTAA
- a CDS encoding cytidine deaminase, with translation MKAKEDWIQTAIDALDKAYVPYSHFPVGACLVTKDGKVYQGLNIENASYGLSNCAERTAIFKAISEGEREFQHLVVAGHTPEPIAPCGACRQVIAEFCQSDMPVTLVGDDGVTKETTVGELLPYSFTNKDL, from the coding sequence ATGAAAGCAAAAGAAGATTGGATTCAAACGGCCATCGATGCGTTAGATAAAGCGTATGTACCGTATTCACACTTTCCAGTGGGTGCCTGCTTAGTCACAAAAGATGGGAAAGTTTATCAAGGGCTAAACATTGAAAATGCGTCGTATGGATTAAGCAACTGTGCGGAACGGACAGCAATTTTTAAAGCTATTTCTGAAGGTGAACGAGAATTTCAACATTTAGTGGTAGCCGGACATACACCAGAACCAATTGCACCATGTGGCGCTTGTCGTCAAGTAATTGCTGAGTTTTGCCAATCGGATATGCCCGTAACGTTGGTCGGTGATGATGGTGTAACCAAAGAAACAACTGTGGGAGAGTTATTACCGTATTCTTTCACGAACAAAGATTTATAA
- the deoC gene encoding deoxyribose-phosphate aldolase, with amino-acid sequence MELNRMMDHTILKADTPKSEVLRIIEEAKKYHFYSVCVNPVWVSLAAEELKGEPVSVCTVIGFPLGASTTATKVFETEDAIKNGADEVDMVISVGQLKSGDYEAVQNDIAGVVTAAKDRALVKVILETCLLTDEEIVRACELAKAAGADFVKTSTGFSTGGADVNDVRLMRETVGPEMGVKASGGIHNEAQALAMVEAGASRLGTSASVAIISGANGTGY; translated from the coding sequence ATGGAATTAAACCGAATGATGGACCACACTATCTTAAAAGCAGATACTCCAAAATCAGAAGTATTACGCATTATTGAAGAAGCGAAAAAATATCATTTTTATTCTGTTTGTGTGAATCCAGTATGGGTTTCATTAGCAGCAGAGGAATTAAAAGGCGAACCTGTTTCTGTTTGCACAGTTATTGGCTTTCCATTAGGAGCATCGACTACCGCAACCAAAGTTTTTGAAACAGAAGATGCGATTAAAAATGGCGCTGATGAAGTCGATATGGTTATCTCTGTCGGTCAATTAAAATCAGGAGATTACGAAGCGGTACAAAATGATATTGCTGGCGTAGTTACTGCTGCAAAAGATCGTGCGTTAGTGAAAGTTATTCTTGAAACATGTCTTTTAACAGATGAAGAGATTGTCAGAGCTTGTGAATTAGCTAAAGCAGCAGGAGCAGATTTTGTTAAAACATCTACCGGCTTTTCGACTGGTGGAGCGGATGTGAATGATGTTCGTTTAATGCGTGAAACAGTGGGACCAGAAATGGGTGTCAAAGCTTCAGGCGGTATCCACAACGAAGCGCAAGCCTTAGCAATGGTAGAAGCGGGCGCAAGCCGTCTGGGAACAAGTGCTAGTGTGGCAATTATTTCAGGAGCAAATGGCACAGGCTATTAA
- a CDS encoding class I SAM-dependent methyltransferase: protein MSNHYYSQKPDTAHDFEEWYFELKGKKFHFVTDSGVFSRDTVDYGSRVLIDAFEWDELPEGSILDLGCGYGPIGLSLAYASGRLVEMVDVNERAVELAQRNATRNHIETVDIHTSYIYETLHHEKYAAILSNPPIRAGKQVVHEILTEAHPRLHMGGTLTIVIQKKQGAPSAQKKMEDTFGNATIIKKDKGYYIIQSVKEE from the coding sequence ATGAGTAATCATTATTATAGTCAAAAACCAGATACGGCACATGATTTTGAAGAATGGTATTTTGAATTAAAAGGAAAAAAATTTCATTTTGTAACGGACAGTGGTGTTTTTTCCAGAGATACCGTTGACTATGGTTCACGTGTATTAATTGATGCATTTGAATGGGATGAATTGCCAGAGGGATCTATTTTAGATTTAGGCTGTGGCTATGGACCCATTGGCTTGTCTTTGGCGTATGCCAGTGGACGCCTAGTTGAAATGGTTGACGTAAATGAACGGGCAGTTGAGTTAGCACAACGCAATGCAACGCGTAATCATATTGAGACTGTTGACATTCATACGTCATATATCTATGAAACATTACATCATGAAAAATATGCTGCCATTTTAAGCAATCCACCAATTCGTGCGGGCAAACAAGTCGTTCATGAAATTCTAACCGAAGCCCATCCTCGTTTGCATATGGGCGGAACGTTAACAATTGTGATTCAGAAGAAACAAGGCGCGCCAAGTGCACAAAAGAAAATGGAAGATACCTTTGGCAATGCTACGATTATCAAAAAAGATAAAGGTTATTACATTATTCAAAGTGTGAAAGAAGAGTAA
- a CDS encoding LacI family DNA-binding transcriptional regulator — protein MKLTIRQIAEMAGVSVTTVSQILNNKGSRFSDATRKKVLDIVNEHQYKPDFFASNLITRHSKTIGMIVPDVTDFFFSKIVEGAESYMNPLGYMLILCNSHHSLEKEQQLLKQLAHRAVDGILLATPNQLPEEVGVQHSFYNKMPMILIDRGINQREAGRLIVKEYEGAYQAVNYLISQGHRNIGLLKEKTGYYQLEERYNGYRHALKDAEIMFKRQWVVDGELTVAGGYLAAKELLRSKDITAIFCGNDAMAIGCYQAIYEQGKKVPDDISVVGFDGLKLSAYTTPPLTTVMQPTFEIGFTAAKFLVDAIEFPERRIPNKIFDTKLIIRESVKDISSVN, from the coding sequence ATGAAGCTAACGATTCGACAAATTGCAGAAATGGCGGGTGTTTCGGTTACCACTGTCTCACAAATCTTGAATAACAAAGGAAGTCGCTTTAGTGACGCTACGCGAAAAAAAGTCTTAGATATTGTGAATGAACATCAATACAAACCAGATTTTTTTGCTTCGAATTTAATCACACGTCACTCCAAAACGATAGGCATGATTGTTCCTGATGTCACGGATTTTTTCTTTTCAAAAATTGTAGAAGGCGCTGAAAGCTATATGAATCCCTTAGGCTACATGCTAATTTTGTGCAATTCGCATCACAGTTTGGAAAAGGAACAACAACTGTTAAAACAATTAGCACATCGCGCAGTAGATGGTATTCTCTTAGCAACACCAAATCAATTACCAGAAGAAGTTGGCGTGCAACATTCTTTTTATAATAAGATGCCCATGATTTTGATTGATCGTGGAATTAACCAACGTGAAGCTGGCCGTTTGATTGTAAAAGAATACGAAGGTGCGTATCAAGCTGTTAATTATTTGATTTCGCAAGGCCATCGTAATATCGGTTTATTGAAAGAAAAGACGGGCTATTATCAGTTAGAAGAACGTTATAATGGTTATCGCCATGCGTTGAAGGATGCTGAGATCATGTTTAAACGTCAATGGGTTGTGGATGGCGAATTAACGGTTGCAGGTGGTTACTTAGCCGCGAAGGAATTACTACGTTCAAAAGATATCACGGCCATTTTCTGTGGCAATGATGCAATGGCGATTGGCTGTTATCAAGCAATTTATGAACAAGGAAAAAAGGTGCCTGACGATATTTCGGTAGTCGGTTTCGATGGTTTGAAGCTATCGGCATACACGACACCACCGTTAACTACTGTGATGCAACCAACCTTTGAGATTGGGTTTACAGCAGCGAAATTCTTGGTGGATGCAATTGAGTTTCCAGAAAGACGAATTCCTAATAAAATTTTTGATACAAAATTAATAATTCGTGAGAGCGTGAAGGATATTTCAAGCGTAAACTAA
- the coaA gene encoding type I pantothenate kinase, producing the protein MKEQMNYYQIPREEWQGFYTREHMPLTQEELDNIKSLNDRISMQDVEDVYIPLCHMIHLYMKEFESLTLSKGLFLHRYVKVPPFIIGIAGSVAVGKSTTARLVQTLLARLFPRHSVQLITTDGFLYPNRILSERGLMERKGFPESYDMERLIQFLNSVKSGENNLQIPTYSHQVYDIVEGEFETISQPDILIVEGINVLQLPANQQIYVSDFFDFSIFVDAAPKLIETWYLERFESLLDTAFQEPNNYYYKFAIGDRQDALKMAQSVWKNVNLKNLTEYILPTRSRADIILHKTANHQIDQVFLRKY; encoded by the coding sequence ATGAAGGAACAGATGAATTACTATCAAATTCCTCGTGAAGAATGGCAAGGTTTTTATACTAGAGAACATATGCCCTTAACGCAAGAAGAATTAGATAATATCAAAAGTTTAAATGACCGCATCTCCATGCAAGATGTAGAAGATGTTTATATTCCTTTATGCCACATGATTCATCTATATATGAAAGAATTTGAGTCGTTGACGTTAAGTAAGGGACTTTTTTTACATCGCTATGTCAAAGTTCCGCCATTTATTATTGGTATTGCTGGGAGCGTTGCGGTAGGAAAAAGCACGACCGCACGTTTGGTGCAAACATTATTAGCCCGTTTATTTCCACGACACAGCGTTCAATTAATCACAACAGATGGTTTCTTGTATCCTAATCGTATCTTGTCTGAACGTGGCTTGATGGAGCGCAAAGGGTTCCCTGAAAGTTATGATATGGAGCGTTTGATTCAATTTTTAAATAGTGTAAAATCGGGAGAAAATAATTTACAAATTCCCACTTACTCTCATCAAGTATATGATATTGTAGAGGGTGAATTTGAAACGATTTCGCAACCAGATATTCTGATTGTTGAAGGAATTAATGTCTTGCAGTTACCCGCAAATCAACAGATTTATGTCAGTGACTTCTTTGACTTTTCAATTTTTGTGGACGCTGCGCCAAAATTAATCGAAACGTGGTACTTAGAACGTTTCGAATCACTCTTAGACACTGCTTTTCAAGAACCAAATAATTATTATTACAAGTTCGCGATTGGTGATCGACAGGATGCTTTGAAAATGGCACAGTCGGTTTGGAAAAATGTCAATCTCAAAAACTTAACAGAATATATTTTACCGACGCGTAGTCGTGCCGATATCATTCTTCATAAAACCGCAAACCATCAGATTGACCAAGTCTTTTTAAGAAAATATTGA
- a CDS encoding pyrimidine-nucleoside phosphorylase produces MRMVDLIEKKRDGGTLSEEEIQYIVTEYTENRIPDYQVSALLMAIFYEDMTDEEITALTLAMANSGEVIDLSSIDGIKVDKHSTGGVGDTTTLILAPLVASVGVPVAKMSGRGLGYTGGTLDKLEAIPGFQIELSEERFIELVNESQVAVIGQSGNLAPADKKLYALRDVTATVNSIPLIASSIMSKKIAAGADAIVLDVTTGDGAFMKNLDDARRLAHTMVRIGKLANRQTMAVISDMSQPLGEAIGNSLEVVEAIETLQGKGPEDLVEMCYALGSQMVVLAKKAETLAEARQLLEKALDSGAALEKFKEMIHNQGGDVSVIDKPERLLTAKYEIAFPAKKTGVVTKLVANELGIAAMMLGAGRRTKEDAIDYAVGLKLHKKVGEEIQEGEALLTIYSNTEDIEEVTALLEQYIEIGETGEEPPLIHEIITE; encoded by the coding sequence ATGCGAATGGTGGATTTGATAGAAAAAAAACGCGATGGGGGCACATTGTCAGAAGAAGAGATTCAATATATTGTGACTGAATATACCGAGAATCGAATACCTGACTACCAAGTGAGTGCCTTGCTCATGGCGATTTTTTATGAGGACATGACGGATGAAGAGATTACGGCATTGACGTTAGCCATGGCTAATTCCGGTGAAGTAATTGACTTGTCATCAATTGATGGTATTAAAGTGGACAAACATTCAACAGGTGGCGTTGGAGACACTACGACGTTAATCTTAGCACCGCTTGTTGCAAGTGTAGGCGTGCCAGTAGCAAAAATGTCTGGACGTGGATTAGGTTATACAGGAGGCACCTTGGATAAATTGGAAGCAATTCCAGGTTTCCAAATTGAATTATCAGAAGAACGATTTATTGAACTCGTCAACGAAAGCCAAGTGGCGGTCATCGGACAATCTGGTAATTTAGCACCTGCAGATAAGAAGTTATATGCGTTACGTGATGTGACTGCTACAGTAAATTCGATTCCGTTAATTGCAAGTTCGATTATGAGTAAAAAGATTGCGGCAGGTGCTGACGCAATTGTTTTAGATGTAACAACTGGTGATGGTGCCTTTATGAAAAACTTAGATGACGCACGTCGCTTAGCACACACAATGGTTCGCATTGGAAAATTAGCCAATCGTCAGACGATGGCTGTGATTTCTGATATGTCACAACCTTTGGGAGAAGCCATTGGTAATAGTTTAGAAGTAGTTGAGGCAATCGAAACGCTGCAAGGAAAAGGTCCAGAAGATTTAGTGGAAATGTGTTATGCCTTAGGAAGCCAAATGGTTGTTTTAGCGAAAAAAGCTGAAACGTTGGCAGAAGCTCGTCAATTATTAGAAAAAGCTTTGGATTCTGGTGCTGCGTTAGAAAAATTCAAAGAGATGATTCACAATCAAGGTGGCGATGTATCAGTTATTGATAAACCAGAACGTTTATTAACAGCAAAATATGAAATTGCTTTCCCAGCGAAGAAAACCGGGGTAGTCACTAAATTAGTTGCTAATGAGTTAGGGATTGCAGCAATGATGTTAGGTGCTGGTCGTCGGACAAAAGAAGATGCAATTGATTATGCGGTTGGTTTAAAACTGCATAAAAAAGTTGGCGAAGAAATTCAAGAAGGCGAAGCATTGTTAACAATTTATAGTAACACCGAAGATATTGAAGAAGTAACAGCATTATTAGAGCAATATATTGAAATTGGTGAAACCGGAGAAGAACCTCCGTTAATTCATGAAATTATTACAGAATAG
- a CDS encoding BMP family lipoprotein encodes MKKAKLFSFGAVAMASALLLGACGNGGNSAGTDGSDGGNSGDKPAATIALITDTGGVDDRSFNQSAWEGFKEWGDENGFSRGANGYQYFQSANESDYVPNIDQALNAGFNTIFGIGYKLQPAIKEQAELNPDTNFVIVDEVIDLPNVASATFKDHEASYLAGIAAAYTTETGTVGFIGGVEGEVIDRFEAGFNAGVEAAAKELNKEVEVKNQYAGDFAAPDKGRSIAQGMYAQGADIIFHASGGTGNGVFQEAKARNESGDEKVWVIGVDRDQTADGDYKKDGKDENFTLTSTLKGVGSVSKDLAQKALEGNFPGGEHEVYGLKEDGVGLTEGQLSDEAKAAVEKAKEQIIAGEIEVPEKP; translated from the coding sequence ATGAAAAAAGCAAAATTATTTAGTTTTGGTGCTGTAGCAATGGCGAGCGCTTTGTTGTTAGGTGCATGTGGTAACGGAGGAAATAGTGCAGGTACAGATGGGTCTGACGGAGGGAATTCAGGAGACAAACCCGCAGCTACAATTGCGTTAATTACCGATACAGGTGGGGTAGATGACCGTTCATTTAACCAATCAGCTTGGGAAGGTTTCAAAGAGTGGGGCGATGAAAATGGTTTCTCTCGTGGTGCGAATGGCTACCAATATTTCCAATCTGCAAATGAATCTGATTATGTACCAAATATTGACCAAGCCTTAAATGCTGGTTTCAATACAATTTTTGGTATTGGTTATAAACTACAACCTGCGATTAAAGAACAAGCAGAATTAAACCCAGATACAAACTTTGTTATTGTCGATGAAGTTATTGATTTACCAAACGTTGCTTCAGCAACATTTAAAGATCATGAAGCTTCTTACTTAGCCGGAATCGCTGCTGCATACACAACAGAAACTGGAACAGTTGGTTTTATTGGTGGTGTTGAAGGGGAAGTTATCGACCGTTTTGAAGCTGGTTTTAATGCTGGTGTGGAAGCTGCTGCTAAAGAATTAAATAAAGAAGTCGAAGTGAAAAACCAATATGCTGGTGATTTTGCTGCGCCGGATAAAGGTCGTTCAATTGCACAAGGGATGTATGCACAAGGTGCAGATATTATCTTCCATGCGTCAGGTGGTACAGGAAACGGTGTCTTCCAAGAAGCAAAAGCTCGTAACGAATCTGGTGATGAAAAAGTTTGGGTAATCGGAGTAGACCGTGACCAAACAGCTGATGGTGATTACAAAAAAGATGGAAAAGATGAGAACTTTACATTAACTTCTACATTAAAAGGTGTGGGATCAGTATCAAAAGACTTGGCGCAAAAAGCACTTGAAGGTAACTTCCCTGGTGGAGAACATGAAGTGTATGGCTTGAAAGAAGATGGCGTGGGCTTAACAGAAGGTCAATTATCTGACGAAGCAAAAGCTGCTGTTGAGAAAGCGAAAGAACAAATTATTGCTGGTGAAATTGAAGTGCCAGAAAAACCTTAA
- a CDS encoding ABC transporter ATP-binding protein — translation MRNITKSFGTFKANDQINLQIRKGEIHALLGENGAGKSTLMNVLSGLLEPTSGEILMNGNVVSISSPTKANQLGIGMVHQHFMLVDAFTVTENIILGNEPSRLGKLDRKKAREEIKKVSEQYGLSVDPDAYIRDISVGMQQRVEILKTLYRGADILIFDEPTAVLTPQEIDELIEIMRGLVREGKSIILITHKLDEIKSVADRCTVIRRGQGIGTVDVKDVSSQQLADMMVGRSVSFKTEKKPADPQELVLSVQGLVVKENRGVEAVKNLNLEVRAGEVVGIAGIDGNGQSELIQAITGLRKVESGKVILSDKDITNLRPRKITESGLGHVPEDRHKYGLVLDMTLAENIALQTYYQEPFSKMGVLNYSEINYHAEDLIKEFDVRTVNEVVPAKALSGGNQQKAIIAREITRDPDLLIVANPTRGLDVGAIEFIHKRLIEQRDRFKAVLLISFELEEIMNVSDKIAVIHDGQIVGVVKPEETSEQELGLLMAGYSLEKARAELAQQEVATNE, via the coding sequence ATGCGCAATATCACCAAAAGTTTTGGAACGTTTAAAGCAAATGATCAAATCAATTTGCAGATTCGAAAAGGTGAAATTCATGCATTACTTGGCGAAAATGGGGCTGGAAAGTCCACGTTAATGAATGTCTTATCAGGTTTATTAGAGCCAACTTCTGGCGAAATCTTAATGAACGGGAATGTCGTGAGTATTTCTAGTCCGACAAAAGCCAATCAATTAGGAATCGGAATGGTTCATCAGCACTTTATGTTAGTCGATGCCTTTACGGTGACAGAAAATATTATTCTAGGAAATGAGCCTAGCCGTTTAGGGAAATTGGATCGTAAAAAAGCCCGTGAAGAAATTAAAAAAGTTTCTGAACAATATGGTTTATCCGTTGATCCAGATGCGTATATTCGAGATATTTCAGTTGGAATGCAGCAACGTGTAGAAATTCTAAAAACGTTGTACCGCGGGGCAGATATTTTAATCTTTGACGAACCTACTGCGGTATTAACTCCGCAAGAAATTGATGAGTTAATTGAAATTATGCGTGGGTTAGTTCGTGAAGGAAAATCAATCATCTTAATTACACATAAACTAGATGAAATTAAATCAGTTGCTGATCGCTGTACAGTTATTCGTCGAGGACAAGGAATTGGCACGGTCGATGTGAAAGATGTGTCTTCACAACAATTAGCTGACATGATGGTTGGGCGTTCTGTATCCTTTAAAACAGAGAAAAAACCTGCTGATCCACAAGAATTAGTATTATCAGTCCAAGGTTTAGTCGTTAAAGAAAATCGTGGCGTGGAAGCAGTTAAAAACTTAAATCTAGAAGTTCGCGCAGGTGAAGTCGTTGGGATCGCTGGGATTGATGGAAATGGTCAGTCAGAGCTAATTCAAGCCATCACCGGATTACGTAAAGTGGAAAGTGGTAAAGTCATTTTATCAGATAAAGATATTACCAATTTACGTCCACGTAAAATTACTGAATCGGGTTTAGGTCACGTACCAGAAGACCGTCACAAATATGGCTTGGTTTTAGATATGACTTTAGCTGAAAATATCGCTTTACAAACGTATTATCAAGAACCATTTAGCAAAATGGGTGTTTTGAATTATTCTGAAATTAATTATCATGCAGAAGATTTGATTAAAGAATTTGACGTCCGTACGGTAAACGAAGTCGTACCAGCCAAAGCATTATCTGGTGGGAATCAACAAAAAGCAATTATTGCACGCGAAATTACACGTGATCCTGATTTATTAATTGTAGCAAACCCGACACGTGGATTAGACGTTGGTGCGATTGAATTTATTCATAAACGTTTGATTGAACAACGCGATCGCTTTAAAGCAGTCTTGCTAATTAGTTTTGAATTAGAAGAAATCATGAATGTTTCAGATAAAATTGCCGTGATTCACGATGGTCAAATCGTGGGTGTGGTGAAACCAGAAGAAACAAGTGAGCAAGAATTAGGGCTACTGATGGCTGGCTATTCACTTGAAAAAGCAAGAGCAGAATTAGCGCAACAGGAGGTGGCAACAAATGAATGA
- a CDS encoding galactose-1-epimerase — MNQEKFGVTKTGEAVFLYTFENENGLKMTVSNIGAVLTNLWVPDKEGTVRDVVLGFDTVEGYEANDDLYLGSTIGRNANRIANACFELDGVVYQLAKNDGENNLHSGKAGYQLRVWDVKTVDEINNKITFSLISPDGDQGYPGELTLDVSYQLTENSIVITYQGSSSKDTILNPTNHSYFNLNGHNSGTIINHRLQLQASHFTPMKDSQAIPTGEILSVEQTPMDFRVEKTIGEEIDQAYSQLVYAKGYDHNFVLDNLTKDFARLTGDQSGIVMEATTNLPGVQFYTGNFMSHTLGKEAAVYRFREGLCLETQYFPNAVNESQFKTPLLKKEEVVNYQTRYTFKIDK, encoded by the coding sequence GTGAATCAGGAAAAATTTGGTGTAACAAAAACAGGAGAAGCTGTTTTTTTATATACGTTTGAAAATGAAAATGGATTAAAAATGACCGTTAGTAATATCGGGGCCGTCTTAACCAATCTATGGGTTCCAGATAAAGAAGGCACAGTGAGAGATGTCGTTTTAGGCTTTGATACTGTTGAAGGATATGAGGCAAACGATGATTTGTATTTAGGTTCAACGATTGGCCGCAATGCGAATCGAATTGCAAATGCTTGTTTTGAATTAGATGGAGTAGTGTATCAATTGGCTAAAAATGATGGAGAAAACAATCTGCATAGTGGAAAAGCTGGGTATCAATTAAGAGTTTGGGATGTTAAAACAGTAGATGAAATCAATAATAAGATTACATTTAGCCTGATTAGTCCAGATGGCGATCAAGGCTATCCAGGGGAGTTGACTTTAGATGTGAGCTACCAATTAACAGAAAATTCAATAGTGATTACGTATCAAGGAAGTTCTTCTAAGGATACAATATTGAATCCAACCAATCATAGTTATTTTAATTTGAATGGACACAATAGCGGAACAATTATAAATCATCGTCTGCAGTTACAGGCGAGCCACTTTACACCAATGAAAGACAGCCAAGCAATTCCGACAGGTGAAATTCTTTCAGTTGAACAGACCCCAATGGACTTTAGAGTAGAAAAAACAATTGGAGAAGAGATTGATCAAGCATATAGTCAACTCGTTTATGCGAAAGGATACGATCATAATTTTGTGTTAGATAATCTTACGAAAGACTTTGCTCGCTTGACAGGAGATCAAAGTGGGATTGTGATGGAAGCAACGACAAATCTACCAGGAGTCCAATTTTACACAGGCAACTTTATGTCACATACTTTAGGCAAAGAAGCAGCGGTTTATCGTTTCCGAGAAGGCCTTTGTTTAGAAACGCAATATTTCCCTAATGCAGTCAATGAATCACAATTTAAAACACCTTTGTTGAAAAAAGAGGAAGTAGTAAATTATCAAACAAGATATACGTTTAAAATTGACAAATAA
- a CDS encoding GNAT family N-acetyltransferase, producing the protein MGTHTIITERLILRKFELNDAIQMYNNWASNKKVTHFLTWAPHSNIASVEKSISKRLLKYSDPNFFDWGIELSVSKTLIGSITVTHYNKEENIMEIGYVIGEQWWSNGYTTEALTAVVTYLFENTVVKKIEGFHDPMNPQSGRVLKKSGFEYEGIVYKEFSDNLNCKKCQYSIYKNI; encoded by the coding sequence ATGGGAACACATACCATAATTACAGAAAGATTGATTTTAAGGAAATTTGAATTGAATGACGCTATTCAGATGTATAATAACTGGGCTTCAAATAAAAAAGTAACTCATTTCCTTACTTGGGCACCACATTCAAATATTGCTTCAGTCGAAAAAAGCATCTCCAAAAGATTGCTAAAATATTCTGATCCTAATTTTTTTGACTGGGGTATCGAACTTTCTGTTAGCAAGACATTGATTGGATCTATCACAGTTACACACTACAATAAAGAAGAAAATATCATGGAAATTGGGTATGTAATTGGTGAACAGTGGTGGTCTAACGGGTATACGACAGAAGCACTTACAGCAGTTGTTACATATCTATTTGAGAATACGGTTGTAAAAAAAATAGAAGGATTTCATGATCCAATGAATCCACAGTCTGGGCGAGTATTAAAAAAAAGTGGTTTCGAATATGAGGGAATTGTATACAAAGAATTTTCAGATAATTTAAACTGTAAAAAATGCCAGTATTCGATATATAAAAATATTTAA